From one Gossypium hirsutum isolate 1008001.06 chromosome D08, Gossypium_hirsutum_v2.1, whole genome shotgun sequence genomic stretch:
- the LOC107915555 gene encoding transcription factor MYB20: MGRQPCCDKVGLKKGPWTAEEDQKLINFILTNGQCCWRAVPKLAGLLRCGKSCRLRWTNYLRPDLKRGLLSEYEEQMVIELHAQLGNRWSKIASHLPGRTDNEIKNHWNTHIKKKLKKMGIDPLTHKALSGTTTEPQQSQQKNQVSKGGLKSQVVDKSPKEPETSLQSSISEEKSTGSPLFDPMEMMMMMDNADGFCTDEVPLIEPHEILVPAAPSTSSSCDSSKLLEELQLPDFEWPSDCNTSSDDNNNNKMSLWDDDDFNNTWGDLLSDRSELALDDSLSSPLIQCPTRMPFDQEYSWAYI; this comes from the exons atGGGACGGCAACCATGTTGTGACAAAGTTGGGTTGAAGAAAGGGCCATGGACTGCAGAAGAGGATCAGAAGCTTATTAACTTCATCCTCACCAATGGCCAATGCTGTTGGAGAGCTGTTCCTAAGCTTGCAG GATTGTTAAGGTGTGGGAAAAGTTGCAGACTGAGATGGACAAATTATCTAAGGCCAGATTTGAAAAGAGGACTTTTATCTGAATATGAAGAGCAAATGGTCATTGAGCTTCATGCTCAACTTGGCAACAG ATGGTCTAAAATTGCATCTCATCTCCCTGGAAGAACTGATAATGAGATAAAGAACCATTGGAATACTCACATAAAgaagaaactgaagaaaatggGCATTGACCCTCTCACCCACAAGGCACTATCTGGTACTACAACTGAACCCCAACAGTCCCAGCAAAAGAATCAAGTTTCAAAAGGTGGTTTAAAGTCTCAAGTAGTTGATAAAAGTCCCAAGGAGCCTGAAACATCATTACAATCCTCAATAAGTGAAGAAAAAAGCACAGGAAGCCCTTTATTTGACCCAAtggagatgatgatgatgatggacaATGCTGATGGTTTTTGTACAGATGAAGTTCCATTGATTGAACCACATGAGATTTTGGTCCCTGCTGCACCATCAACATCTTCTTCCTGTGATTCTTCAAAGTTGCTTGAGGAATTGCAGTTGCCTGATTTTGAATGGCCCTCTGATTGCAACACTAGCAGTGATGATAATAACAACAACAAGATGAGCTTGTGGGATGATGATGATTTCAATAACACTTGGGGGGATTTGTTAAGTGACAGATCAGAGCTTGCTCTTGATGATTCATTGTCATCTCCCTTAATTCAGTGCCCAACAAGAATGCCTTTTGATCAGGAATATTCTTGGGCATACATATGA